From Bacillus sp. Marseille-P3661:
TTCATGATTATGGCCATTTTATTACTTTTTTTGCAAATCAAACAGGTGCTAGTAGTTTCATAGCACCTGTTTGGGTTTGTTTATACATTTACAATAGTGATTTTCTCTCCTTAAACTCAACACTTGGATAATATGTATCTTTAACTAATAAGTTTGGGCCTAAACATTTTACAGAAGAACAATGACAGTTAAGTGCTTTATTAATTTCTGTCTCGGTCCATCTTTGATAGGCATCCAGAAGAGACGTATCTCTAATATTACCTAGTGAAGGGACATCTCCAAAATCGGTAACGATAATATCACCTGTAAAAATATTAACATTCAACCTTGAACGACCATCTGGATCATTTCGGACTGTTACGTTCTTACTAGAATATAAACGCGATAATAAAGATTGATCCTCATCAATATCATTACAAGGATAAAAAGGCAATGTGCCAAATAACATCCAAATCTCTTCGTTACGTGCATCTAACAAGCGATGAATCGCTTGACGAATCTGATCAAGCGATAGTGTCTCAAGACTGCTAGCGAAATCACTTGGATACATTGGATGTATCTCGTGGCGTTGACACTTCATTTCATCGATAATTTGCTTATGGATGCTTTCAAGATATGGAAATGTTCGTTTATTCAACATGGTTTCAGCAGAAATCAAAATTCCCGACTCTGCTAATGCTTTACTATTTTCAATCATTCTATAAAAATACTTTTCTCTTTCCTGAACTGTGGGCTGCTTTTCCATCTTTGCAAACCCACCTTCAACAAACTCATCAATTGTTCCCCAATTATGAGAGATATGTAAAACATCCAAATAAGGAGCTATTTTTTCGTACCGGCTAAATTCCATTGTTAAGTTAGAATTGATCTGCGTGTAAACCCCTCTTTCATGGGCATATTTTAATAACGGTACAACATATTGTTCAACCGACTTCTTTGAAAGCAACGGCTCCCCACCAGTAATGCTTAAGCATCTTAATTCCTCTACTTCATCTAGCCGCTTTAGTATCGCATCTAAAGGAAATGCAGCAGGGTCTTTGTGTGTTAATGTATAACCAACCGCACAGTGCTCACACCGCATATTACAAAGTAAAGTTGTAGTAAGCTCAACATTGGTTAATTTCAATTTTCTATCTTTTTCTATATCCAAGTACGATTCCCATGGATCATACGATGGTTTCATTGCAATCTTCATAAACTATGACACTCCCATTTCAATACTATAAGTCTCTCTAGCTGCACTACCAACATCATAACTTAAATTTTGAAAGAGATAAACTAAACAAAGTGTAAATAAAGCTATTTTTTTAAACACATAATAAACTCCGCGGGTTACTTAGTTTGCCTTTTTCTAATAGTGAATAACCTTCAGCGTTAACGCGCTAGTAGTGATACCTACCATTAATATCGTAATCAATGACAATAAAAAGGTATCCTGAGAAATAAGTATCCCACCGAATGTAACAACAACAGCATCAATTATAAAGATAGCAATTCCAACATTGATAGAAAACATGTCAGCTAAAAATTGAGCCAATAAATCAGTACCACCAGTGCTTGTTTCATATCTAAGCATTACTCCAATGCCAATTCCTACAAATGCACCGCCTAACAACGAACTTATTAATGGAGAAATTCCGTATGTATGAAAATCAATTTGCCGAAGCGGAGAAAGAATATCTATCATTAATGAAGATACTAACAGTCCGTGGAGACTATTATAAAAATAAGCTCGATATTTAAACCACGCTAATATAAAAATAGGGATGCTGCAAACAATGATCGTCATACCAGCCTTATAACCAAATAAATAATTTATTATAAGGCCAATTCCAATCATTCCCCCATCTAACAATTCATTCGGAAATAAAAATAAATTAATTCCTAAAGATAAAAAAATGCTACCAGCAATGATCGCGATTGCTTTTTTAAAATACAGCATGACCGAATCCCCCTAATTTGCGGACATGCTTATATATATGCGAGCATCTTAGTTTGTACACCCAAAAGTTTAGCAGTGGTTTTTATTCGGTATTAATAGGATTGGTTCGCCTAAAAGAACTAAGAAATGTTTTGGGAGGTTAAAATTTCATTTGTGTGATAAGCAGTTGGATTGATTATATGAGTTATAGTGACTTTTGATCGTGTTGGTGGGTTTCTATTGCTTGGTGAGGACTTTGATTTCGCTTTTCTACAGGAAATTTGTATTCATTTGCTTGTTGAAGACTTCATTTTTGCTTTTTTACTGGAGTTTGGCCATCTACCGCCTTATGAAAGGGATTCTCTTTAAATTTTAACGGTACTTTCCTCTTCATTCGCTCTATGAAGGGGGGCTCCTTGTATTTTAACAGCTCTTTCCTCACTTTAGATGGAGCTTAACTCCGTTTCCTATCTGATTCACAGGCGGATTCTGACTTGTTTTACACTTTTTCTTGCGATCCTGTCAGAATCCAACCACCATTCTGACTCGTTTTCTACTTTTTCTTCCGATCCTGTCAGAATTTCACTCGGATTCTGACTCGTTCTACACTTTTTCTTGCGATCCTGTCAGAATCCTATTCTGATTCTGACTCGTTCTACACTTTTTCTTGCGATCCTGTCAGAATCCAGCCACTATTCTGACTCGTTCTACACTTTTTCTTGCTTTCCTGTCAGAATCTAACCCTGATTCTGACTCGTTCTACACTTTTTCTTGCTTTCCTGTCAGAATCCAACCCTGATTCTGACTCGTTTTACACTTTTTCTTGCGATCCTGTCAGAATCCTACTCTGATTCTGACTCGTTTTACACTTTTTCTTGCGATCCTGTCAGAATCCAACTCAGATTCTGACTCGTTTTACACTTTTTCTTGCTTTCCTGTCAGAATCCAACTCAGATTCTGACTCGTTCTACACTTTTTCTTGCGATCCTGTCAGAATCCAACTCTGATTCTGACTCGTTTTCTACTTTTTCTTGCGATCCTGTCAGAATCCAGCCACTATTCTGACTCGTTCTACACTTTTTCTTGCTTTCCTGTCAGAATCTAACCCTGATTCTGACTCGTTCTACACTTTTTCTTGCTTTCCTGTCAGAATCCAACCCTGATTCTGACTCGTTTTACACTTTTTCTTGCGATCCTGTCAGAATCCAGCCACCATTCTGACTCCTTCTACACTTTTTCTTGCGATCCTGTCAGAATCCAACTCTGATTCTGACTCGTTTTCTACTTTTTCTTGCGATCCTGTCAGAATCCAGCCACTATTCTGACTCGTTCTACACTTTTTCTTGCTTTCCTGTCAGAATCTAACCCTGATTCTGACTCGTTCTACACTTTTTCTTGCTTTCCTGTCAGAATCCAACCCTGATTCTGACTCGTTTTACACTTTTTCTTGCGATCCTGTCAGAATCCAGCCACCATTCTGACTCATTCTCAACTTTTTCTTGCGATCCTGTCAGAATCCAGCCACCATTCTGACTCGTTCTACACTTTTTCTTGCGATCCTGTCAGAATCCAACTCTGATTCTGACTTGTTTCACACTTTTTCTTGCGATCCTGTCAGAATCTAACCCTGATTCTGACTCGTTCTACACTTTTTCTTGCGATCCTGTCAGAATCCAACCCTGATTCTGACTCATTTTACACTTTTTCTTGCGATCCTGTCAGAATCCAGCCACCATTCTGACTCATTCTCAACTTTTTCTTGCGATCCTGTCAGAATCCAACTCTGATTCTGACTCGTTCTACACTTTTTCTTGCGATCCTGTCAGAATCCAGCCACCATTCTGACTCGTTCTACACTTTTTCTTGCGATCCTGTCAGAATCCAGCCACCATTCTGACTCGTTCTACACTTTTTCTTGCCATCCTGTCAGAATCGAACCCTGATTCTGACTCGTTTTACACTTTTTCTTGCGATCCTGTCAGAATCCAACCACCATTCTGACTCGTTCTACACTTTTTCTTGCTTTCCTGTTAGAATTTCACTCGGATTCTGACTCGTTCTACACTTTTTCTTGCCATCCTGTCAGAATCGCAGCCCGATTCTGACTCCATTTGCAACTTTACTCGATTTACTGTCAGATTCATAGCCTGATTCTGACTCCATTTGCAACTTTACTCGATTTACTGTCAGATTCATAGCCCGATTCTGACTCCATTTGGAACTTTACTCGATTTACTGTCAGAATCGCAGCCCCA
This genomic window contains:
- the yfkAB gene encoding radical SAM/CxCxxxxC motif protein YfkAB yields the protein MKIAMKPSYDPWESYLDIEKDRKLKLTNVELTTTLLCNMRCEHCAVGYTLTHKDPAAFPLDAILKRLDEVEELRCLSITGGEPLLSKKSVEQYVVPLLKYAHERGVYTQINSNLTMEFSRYEKIAPYLDVLHISHNWGTIDEFVEGGFAKMEKQPTVQEREKYFYRMIENSKALAESGILISAETMLNKRTFPYLESIHKQIIDEMKCQRHEIHPMYPSDFASSLETLSLDQIRQAIHRLLDARNEEIWMLFGTLPFYPCNDIDEDQSLLSRLYSSKNVTVRNDPDGRSRLNVNIFTGDIIVTDFGDVPSLGNIRDTSLLDAYQRWTETEINKALNCHCSSVKCLGPNLLVKDTYYPSVEFKERKSLL
- a CDS encoding YitT family protein gives rise to the protein MLYFKKAIAIIAGSIFLSLGINLFLFPNELLDGGMIGIGLIINYLFGYKAGMTIIVCSIPIFILAWFKYRAYFYNSLHGLLVSSLMIDILSPLRQIDFHTYGISPLISSLLGGAFVGIGIGVMLRYETSTGGTDLLAQFLADMFSINVGIAIFIIDAVVVTFGGILISQDTFLLSLITILMVGITTSALTLKVIHY